Proteins co-encoded in one Haladaptatus sp. ZSTT2 genomic window:
- the ahbB gene encoding siroheme decarboxylase subunit beta translates to MSRPVDWRASIDDVDARLVDEFQSGFPVCERPFRVVGEELGISEEDALSRVKALGEAGVFRRFGAVLNPPVIGSSTLAAVKAPDDRFEEVAEIINGYQQVNHNYRRAHEWNMWFVVTAGSLETRDRILAEIEERTGCDVLNLPMLTDFYINLEFPVVNQDRFARESGIATDIEATNISEQATGKLSHLDARLLLEIQDGFPLTATPYADIAAAIDASTEEVIDAISRLQADGAIKRIGCVVNHIVTGFDANCMVVWDVPDDELDARGLEAGGLPYVTLCYHRPRRPEQGWPYNLFTMIHGRDPDAVDEKIDELARDVLPFDHERLYSTETLKQTGAQYEELVEGE, encoded by the coding sequence ATGAGTAGGCCGGTTGACTGGCGCGCCAGCATCGACGACGTGGACGCCCGCCTTGTAGACGAGTTCCAGAGTGGCTTCCCCGTCTGCGAACGCCCCTTTCGCGTGGTCGGCGAGGAACTCGGAATCTCCGAGGAAGACGCTCTCTCTCGGGTGAAAGCCCTCGGCGAAGCAGGCGTGTTCCGGCGCTTCGGCGCAGTGCTCAACCCACCTGTCATCGGGAGTTCGACGCTCGCGGCGGTCAAAGCGCCAGACGACCGCTTCGAGGAGGTGGCCGAGATTATCAATGGCTACCAGCAGGTGAACCACAACTATCGGCGCGCCCACGAGTGGAACATGTGGTTCGTCGTGACCGCCGGTTCCTTGGAGACCCGCGACCGCATCCTCGCGGAAATCGAAGAACGAACCGGCTGTGACGTGCTGAACCTCCCGATGCTCACAGACTTCTACATCAACCTCGAGTTCCCGGTGGTGAACCAAGACCGCTTTGCGCGTGAAAGTGGAATCGCCACGGACATCGAAGCCACGAATATCTCAGAACAGGCGACGGGCAAACTCTCTCATCTCGATGCGCGCCTCCTCCTCGAAATCCAAGACGGCTTCCCGCTCACGGCAACGCCCTATGCCGACATCGCCGCGGCAATCGACGCCAGCACCGAGGAAGTCATCGACGCCATCTCGCGGCTCCAAGCCGACGGCGCAATCAAGCGCATCGGCTGTGTCGTAAACCACATCGTGACCGGGTTCGACGCAAACTGCATGGTCGTCTGGGACGTGCCCGACGACGAGTTAGACGCCCGCGGCCTCGAAGCCGGTGGCCTGCCCTACGTCACGCTGTGCTATCACCGCCCGCGCCGCCCGGAACAGGGGTGGCCGTACAACCTGTTCACCATGATTCACGGGCGCGACCCCGACGCCGTAGACGAGAAAATCGATGAGTTGGCGCGCGACGTGCTCCCGTTCGACCACGAACGGCTCTATTCGACGGAGACGCTGAAACAGACGGGCGCGCAGTACGAGGAACTAGTCGAAGGCGAGTAA
- a CDS encoding SDR family oxidoreductase: MNRPDRSSQTIMVTGGTSGIGRKTARGLAEVGSSVVITGRNRARGEKVVATIEREADGSARFLRADFSSVTEVRRLANEFRDHADRLDVLVHNAGTFEGKRTLTEAGVEKTLAVNHLAPMVLTYELVDLLVEREGRIVVVSSDVHRNATLDFSDLSLSRSYSGMKAYRQSKLANVLFTYELARRLSGTGVTANAVHPGVIPQTGLTRNSSLFARLGFNALRLIPGVTTSERGGAQPSIYLAVSPEVDAVTGKYFDRKKAVESAPSTYDRETQRRLWEWSVEQAGLPEILPHN; this comes from the coding sequence ATGAACCGTCCCGACCGCTCTAGCCAGACAATCATGGTCACTGGCGGCACGAGCGGCATCGGTCGAAAGACGGCTCGTGGCCTCGCAGAGGTGGGGTCGTCCGTGGTCATCACCGGCCGGAATCGAGCGCGCGGCGAAAAAGTCGTTGCGACGATAGAACGCGAAGCCGACGGCAGTGCCCGATTTCTGCGGGCGGATTTCTCCTCCGTTACCGAAGTTCGACGCCTCGCCAACGAGTTCCGAGACCACGCAGACCGACTCGACGTGCTCGTTCACAACGCCGGGACGTTCGAGGGGAAACGAACGCTCACGGAGGCTGGTGTCGAGAAAACCCTCGCCGTCAACCACCTCGCACCGATGGTGCTCACCTACGAACTCGTGGATTTACTCGTTGAACGTGAAGGGCGCATCGTCGTCGTCTCCTCTGACGTTCACCGCAATGCCACCCTCGATTTTTCCGACCTCTCACTTTCGCGGTCGTACTCGGGGATGAAGGCCTACCGGCAATCAAAATTGGCGAACGTGCTGTTCACCTACGAACTCGCCCGGCGGCTTTCTGGGACGGGCGTCACCGCGAACGCGGTGCATCCGGGCGTCATTCCCCAGACGGGACTGACGCGCAACTCCTCGTTGTTCGCGCGACTTGGATTCAACGCGCTGCGATTGATTCCGGGTGTGACCACCTCGGAGCGCGGCGGAGCGCAACCGAGCATCTATCTCGCTGTCTCACCCGAGGTGGACGCGGTGACAGGGAAGTATTTCGACCGTAAGAAGGCAGTAGAGAGTGCGCCTAGCACCTACGACAGGGAGACCCAGCGACGGCTCTGGGAGTGGAGTGTAGAACAGGCTGGCCTACCCGAAATACTGCCGCACAATTAA
- a CDS encoding GNAT family N-acetyltransferase encodes MVGLHPLVADTSDFEAAIALYCHIFSNDETAVRDRFERHTTYPGYRGFLAVDGDEVIGYVYGYTSKPGQYYHEALRAAMPKDVSETWLTDCFEFVELGVSRPARRQGIGRLLHDTLLRDLPHETSVLTTHVGNVAARRMYENLGWEVIHRPFVLDGGNEMVVMGKRLRD; translated from the coding sequence ATGGTTGGCCTCCACCCGCTGGTTGCCGACACGTCGGACTTTGAGGCAGCGATTGCGCTCTACTGTCACATTTTCTCGAACGATGAAACTGCGGTGCGCGACCGTTTCGAGCGGCATACGACCTATCCGGGCTACCGCGGATTTCTCGCTGTCGACGGAGACGAGGTCATCGGCTACGTCTATGGCTACACCTCAAAGCCGGGCCAGTACTACCACGAGGCGCTTCGGGCAGCGATGCCGAAAGACGTGTCTGAGACGTGGCTCACCGACTGTTTCGAATTCGTCGAACTCGGTGTTTCGCGACCGGCCAGACGACAGGGGATTGGCCGACTCCTCCACGACACGCTGCTTCGTGACCTCCCGCACGAGACGAGCGTCCTCACGACGCACGTCGGCAACGTCGCCGCCCGGCGGATGTATGAGAACCTCGGCTGGGAGGTCATCCACCGCCCGTTCGTCTTAGACGGCGGCAACGAGATGGTCGTGATGGGTAAACGACTTCGAGATTAA
- a CDS encoding anthranilate phosphoribosyltransferase has protein sequence MTNTTQEFGDWPLKRLMTEVVGSGHKSADDMTREQAREAFARILAHEPDHTTLGAFWLANRWKRNTPAELAAFTDVMVEESVEVAEPTCDPVDCGANYDGKHSTALLGVGAGLVAAAAGTPVVVHSGDRVPTQKATPYKHVLDELGVRTDLSPQESADMVDDTGFGFYYQPNFNPGIQSLWERRDMMGVRTFVNTIETLANPANADVHLGSFYHLAFAKRIIDTFQECETQSLSRVVMFQGMEGYDDIRPGSTKVAVWDEGDFSDFEIETANYGMDFVSEDLEVENVDADSATITREVLAGERDDQFADAIALNGAFRIFARGDVETLDDGLDLAREVLDDGSALAVLEELKAF, from the coding sequence ATGACGAACACGACCCAGGAGTTCGGCGACTGGCCACTCAAGCGCCTCATGACGGAGGTCGTCGGCTCGGGGCACAAGTCCGCAGACGACATGACCCGCGAGCAGGCGCGCGAGGCCTTCGCGCGGATTCTCGCCCATGAACCAGACCACACGACGCTCGGTGCGTTCTGGCTCGCAAACCGCTGGAAGCGCAATACGCCAGCGGAACTCGCCGCGTTCACCGACGTGATGGTCGAAGAGTCGGTCGAGGTCGCAGAACCGACGTGTGACCCCGTCGATTGTGGAGCGAACTACGACGGCAAGCACTCGACTGCGCTGCTCGGCGTGGGCGCGGGACTCGTTGCCGCCGCGGCAGGAACGCCCGTCGTCGTCCACAGCGGCGACCGTGTCCCAACGCAGAAGGCGACGCCCTACAAGCACGTTCTCGATGAGTTGGGCGTGCGAACGGACCTCTCGCCACAGGAAAGCGCCGACATGGTGGACGACACCGGTTTCGGGTTCTACTACCAGCCGAACTTCAACCCCGGTATTCAGAGCCTCTGGGAGCGCCGCGACATGATGGGCGTGCGCACGTTCGTGAACACTATCGAGACGCTCGCAAACCCCGCGAATGCAGACGTCCACCTCGGGAGTTTCTACCATCTCGCGTTCGCAAAGCGCATCATCGACACCTTCCAAGAGTGTGAGACGCAATCCCTCTCGCGAGTCGTCATGTTCCAAGGGATGGAAGGCTACGACGACATCCGGCCCGGTTCGACGAAAGTCGCCGTCTGGGACGAAGGCGACTTCTCCGATTTCGAAATCGAGACGGCGAACTACGGGATGGACTTCGTGAGCGAGGACTTGGAAGTCGAGAACGTCGATGCGGACTCTGCGACCATCACCCGCGAGGTGCTTGCGGGCGAACGCGACGACCAGTTCGCGGATGCGATTGCGCTGAACGGCGCGTTCCGCATCTTCGCGCGCGGCGACGTCGAAACGCTTGACGACGGCCTCGATCTGGCTCGCGAAGTGCTCGACGACGGCAGCGCGCTCGCCGTCTTAGAAGAACTCAAGGCGTTCTAA
- a CDS encoding peptidylprolyl isomerase, whose translation MSDNPTAKIQTNHGTIEVELFKDRVPNTVDNFIGLATGSKTWTHPETGEEMDEPLYNDILFHRIIDNFMIQTGDPKGDGTGGPGYTFDDEFDDELKHDAEGVLSMANRGPNTNGSQFFITLAPQPHLDNRHAVFGKVTDGMDVVREIGNVETGPRDKPKEDVVLEQVQVYR comes from the coding sequence ATGAGCGACAACCCAACAGCCAAGATTCAGACGAACCACGGCACCATCGAAGTCGAACTGTTCAAAGACCGCGTCCCGAACACGGTTGACAACTTCATCGGCCTCGCCACCGGCTCGAAAACGTGGACCCACCCCGAGACGGGCGAAGAGATGGACGAGCCACTCTACAACGACATCCTGTTCCACCGAATCATTGACAACTTCATGATTCAGACCGGTGACCCAAAGGGCGACGGCACGGGCGGCCCCGGCTATACGTTCGACGATGAGTTCGACGACGAGCTCAAACACGACGCAGAAGGCGTGCTCTCGATGGCGAACCGCGGCCCGAATACGAACGGCTCACAGTTCTTCATCACGCTCGCCCCACAACCGCACCTCGACAACCGCCACGCCGTGTTCGGCAAGGTCACCGACGGCATGGACGTCGTCCGCGAAATCGGCAACGTCGAAACCGGCCCGCGCGACAAGCCAAAAGAGGACGTTGTCTTAGAGCAGGTGCAGGTCTACCGATAG
- a CDS encoding ferredoxin → MSDDGPIDPSTIGEADAPPIAEKPYKIIFEANKCIGAGKCAEVSANWDMDIVTALAKPVSYFIAEEELDHNLKAAEVCPAKKDRGVIHIVDRRTNKEIAPDPNGDGTLSVDW, encoded by the coding sequence ATGAGCGACGACGGACCGATAGACCCGAGTACAATCGGGGAGGCCGATGCGCCGCCGATTGCAGAGAAGCCGTATAAAATCATCTTCGAGGCCAACAAGTGCATCGGCGCGGGCAAGTGTGCCGAGGTTTCTGCGAACTGGGACATGGACATCGTCACCGCACTCGCAAAGCCCGTCTCCTACTTCATCGCAGAAGAGGAGTTAGACCACAACCTCAAGGCGGCAGAGGTGTGTCCCGCAAAGAAAGACCGCGGCGTCATCCACATCGTTGACCGCCGGACGAACAAAGAGATCGCACCCGACCCCAACGGAGACGGAACGTTGTCCGTCGATTGGTAG
- a CDS encoding HalOD1 output domain-containing protein, whose translation MSKPLDATPESVSLGLEDGIYYAYHDMEEDGLTFTITKAMSEVTGKELHEVIPRFAEYVDPDALNRLFKLRPDRDHYKAGPLYLTIEGHEVAIYSDGEIQIRPNGWYAERVEEL comes from the coding sequence ATGTCAAAACCGCTCGATGCTACCCCAGAATCTGTTTCCCTCGGTCTAGAGGACGGTATCTACTACGCTTACCACGATATGGAGGAAGACGGACTCACGTTTACGATTACGAAGGCGATGTCCGAGGTCACCGGCAAAGAGCTCCACGAAGTCATCCCTCGCTTCGCAGAGTACGTCGACCCAGACGCGCTCAATCGGCTGTTCAAGTTGCGTCCTGACCGCGACCACTACAAGGCCGGGCCGCTCTATCTCACCATCGAAGGCCACGAAGTGGCGATTTACAGCGACGGAGAGATTCAGATTCGACCAAACGGCTGGTACGCAGAGCGCGTCGAAGAGCTGTAA
- a CDS encoding DUF5813 family protein, giving the protein MTDDVSERAVRAFDAHDDFTAEDGQFVSTASEFPAHVTVEETDDWALAYRVTVRAPMLSAVTEDDVHEVVEAGWFETFELRLEDAPGAVVQDIELSEFDVRPRNGDAVVTFVFEFGNAGTAPELAHALIDYVEGTYMEGIIPGYTYRSPVAEMVSRAHQSSGGSPR; this is encoded by the coding sequence ATGACTGACGACGTTTCAGAGCGCGCCGTGCGCGCGTTCGACGCCCACGACGATTTCACGGCGGAAGACGGACAGTTCGTCTCGACGGCGAGCGAATTTCCGGCCCACGTTACCGTCGAAGAGACCGACGACTGGGCGCTCGCCTATCGCGTCACCGTCCGCGCGCCGATGCTGTCTGCGGTGACTGAGGATGACGTGCACGAAGTCGTCGAAGCGGGCTGGTTCGAAACTTTCGAATTGCGCCTCGAAGACGCGCCCGGTGCCGTCGTCCAAGACATCGAGCTTTCCGAGTTCGATGTACGCCCCCGCAACGGGGACGCCGTCGTGACCTTTGTCTTCGAGTTCGGCAACGCCGGCACGGCCCCCGAACTCGCCCACGCGCTCATCGACTACGTCGAAGGAACGTACATGGAAGGCATCATTCCGGGCTACACCTACCGCTCACCGGTTGCAGAGATGGTGTCGCGGGCCCACCAGTCGAGCGGCGGGTCACCGCGCTAA
- a CDS encoding Lrp/AsnC family transcriptional regulator — translation MVRAYVMVKATTGEADRLKQSIEAIEGVTSASIVAGDVDLIAKVDVETPAQVKDVAATQIQAIRGVEDTQTYIAMD, via the coding sequence ATGGTACGAGCATACGTGATGGTCAAAGCGACCACTGGCGAAGCAGACCGACTCAAGCAATCAATCGAAGCCATAGAGGGCGTCACAAGCGCCTCAATCGTCGCGGGTGACGTAGACCTCATCGCCAAAGTCGATGTCGAGACACCGGCACAGGTAAAAGACGTTGCCGCGACCCAAATTCAAGCCATTCGTGGCGTCGAAGACACCCAGACGTACATCGCGATGGACTAA
- a CDS encoding potassium channel family protein, whose amino-acid sequence MRFVIIGAGRVGLRTARVLREEGHEVSLIEENETAVERARGMGFEVIQGDGSVEENLEAAGIEDADALGALSGDLNVNFIACMIGKHHGCRTIMRIDEDYREDIYRKYADEVDEIVYPERLGAIGAKNALVGGNIRAIADIAQNLQVVELTITDASPMLGYSISELELPSHARLIAFGKEEGRLRLPLPDDSLELHDRLVVLTDFDVLEDVRRIIVGDAAPATPGGN is encoded by the coding sequence ATGCGCTTCGTTATCATTGGTGCTGGTCGTGTTGGTCTCCGGACGGCGCGTGTGTTGCGAGAGGAAGGACACGAAGTCTCGCTCATCGAAGAAAACGAAACGGCCGTGGAGCGCGCCCGCGGGATGGGCTTTGAGGTCATTCAGGGAGACGGTTCGGTCGAGGAAAACCTCGAGGCCGCGGGTATCGAAGACGCCGACGCCCTCGGCGCGCTGTCTGGCGATTTAAACGTCAACTTCATCGCCTGCATGATTGGGAAACACCACGGCTGTCGAACCATCATGCGTATCGACGAGGACTACCGCGAAGACATCTACCGCAAGTACGCAGACGAGGTGGATGAAATCGTTTACCCCGAACGCCTCGGTGCAATCGGGGCGAAAAACGCTCTCGTCGGCGGGAACATCCGCGCCATCGCGGACATCGCCCAGAACTTGCAGGTGGTCGAGCTGACGATTACGGACGCCTCGCCGATGCTCGGCTACTCGATTAGCGAGCTTGAACTGCCGTCTCACGCCCGCCTCATCGCCTTCGGCAAAGAAGAAGGCCGCCTGCGACTGCCACTGCCCGACGACTCACTCGAACTGCACGACCGCCTCGTCGTTCTCACCGACTTCGATGTGTTAGAGGACGTGCGACGCATCATCGTGGGCGACGCCGCCCCGGCAACCCCTGGAGGAAACTAA
- a CDS encoding Lrp/AsnC family transcriptional regulator, producing the protein MVHAFIMMKTAAGKSEKLLEDILDMEHVSEAHIVAGNYDIIAEVDATEVYEVMHTVSSGLRAMEGVSDTKTYISLE; encoded by the coding sequence ATGGTCCACGCGTTCATCATGATGAAAACGGCCGCGGGGAAGTCTGAGAAACTGCTCGAAGATATCCTCGACATGGAACACGTCTCGGAGGCCCACATCGTCGCGGGGAATTACGACATCATCGCAGAGGTGGACGCCACCGAGGTGTACGAAGTCATGCACACCGTTTCGTCCGGACTGCGCGCGATGGAGGGCGTCTCGGATACGAAGACGTACATCTCACTCGAATAG
- the tmk gene encoding dTMP kinase: MLITLEGLDGSGKTTVWEALHDAVPEAVFTREPTDSWYGDAVYKSIHDDDADPVAELFLYTADHADHLSRVIRPALENGDIVISDRYCDSRYAYQGATLDGIIKRPVEYIRGVHLPFTREPDATIYLDVDPETGAERSGATNKFEQAAYLSKVQQNYERLIDVSPGRFYRVDASKPPEDVLDEVESIVDDLLA, from the coding sequence ATGCTCATCACGCTCGAAGGATTAGACGGCAGCGGGAAAACCACCGTCTGGGAGGCGCTTCACGACGCCGTCCCGGAGGCCGTCTTCACGCGCGAACCCACTGACTCGTGGTACGGCGACGCCGTCTACAAATCGATTCACGACGACGACGCAGACCCCGTCGCAGAACTCTTTCTCTACACCGCAGACCACGCAGACCACCTCTCGCGGGTGATTCGCCCCGCGCTCGAAAACGGCGACATCGTCATCTCTGATCGCTACTGCGACTCTCGCTATGCCTATCAGGGGGCGACGCTCGACGGCATCATCAAGCGTCCCGTCGAGTACATCCGCGGGGTACACCTGCCCTTTACCCGCGAGCCGGATGCGACCATCTACCTCGACGTTGACCCCGAAACGGGCGCGGAGCGAAGCGGGGCGACCAACAAGTTCGAGCAGGCGGCGTATCTCTCCAAAGTCCAGCAAAACTACGAGCGACTCATCGACGTGTCGCCGGGACGATTCTACCGCGTTGATGCCTCAAAACCGCCAGAAGACGTGCTCGACGAAGTCGAATCGATTGTCGACGACCTTCTCGCCTAA
- a CDS encoding complex I NDUFA9 subunit family protein, producing MNVLVTGGTGFVGTHLCAELAARGHDVTALARSPDDTGLPDGVTTAVGDVTDYASIEGAFEGQDVVVNLVALSPLFKPKGGTSHERVHLGGTENVVKAAKAHGVPKLVQQSALGADPNGPTAYIRAKGSAEQVVKDSGLDWVIFRPSVIFGDGGEFISFTKSLTTPVVTALPGANSAKFQPIWIDDFTPMLADAVEDDAHVGQIYEIGGPEVLTLGDVTRLIYRAKGKSVAVVPVPMALATLGMTMAGPLPFVPFGPDQARSLRFDNTTSQNDISAFGVSERELTTLETYLSENQ from the coding sequence ATGAACGTTCTCGTCACTGGTGGGACTGGCTTCGTCGGAACGCACCTGTGTGCCGAACTCGCTGCCCGCGGCCACGACGTCACCGCCCTCGCCCGATCGCCGGACGATACTGGCCTCCCCGACGGCGTCACCACGGCGGTCGGTGACGTCACCGACTACGCTTCCATCGAAGGCGCGTTCGAGGGCCAAGACGTGGTTGTCAACCTCGTCGCACTCTCGCCGCTGTTCAAGCCGAAAGGCGGGACCAGTCACGAGCGAGTCCATCTCGGTGGCACCGAGAACGTGGTGAAGGCCGCGAAGGCCCACGGTGTGCCAAAACTCGTCCAACAGAGCGCGCTCGGCGCAGACCCGAACGGGCCGACAGCGTACATCCGCGCGAAAGGCAGCGCAGAACAGGTCGTCAAAGACTCCGGGCTCGATTGGGTCATCTTCCGGCCGTCGGTCATCTTCGGTGACGGCGGTGAGTTCATCTCGTTTACGAAATCGCTCACGACGCCGGTCGTCACGGCCCTCCCGGGAGCCAACTCAGCGAAATTCCAGCCCATCTGGATCGACGATTTCACGCCGATGCTCGCGGACGCCGTCGAGGATGACGCGCACGTCGGACAAATCTACGAGATTGGCGGCCCAGAAGTGTTAACGCTCGGAGATGTTACCCGACTCATCTACCGGGCGAAGGGCAAATCGGTGGCCGTTGTCCCGGTGCCGATGGCGCTTGCGACGCTCGGGATGACGATGGCAGGTCCGCTCCCATTCGTCCCATTTGGGCCGGATCAGGCCCGCTCCCTGCGATTCGATAACACAACCTCGCAAAATGATATTAGCGCATTTGGTGTGAGCGAGCGTGAATTAACAACGCTCGAAACGTATCTGAGTGAAAACCAATAA
- a CDS encoding tubulin/FtsZ family protein, with translation MKLAMIGFGQAGGKIVDKFLEYDQRTGSGIVRAAVAVNTAKADLLGLKNIPQEQRVLIGQARVKGHGVGADNELGAEVAEEDIDEIQGAIDNIPVHEVDAFLIIAGMGGGTGSGGAPVLAKHLKRIYTEPVYGLGILPGADEGGIYTLNAARSFQTFVREVDNLLVFDNDSWRKTGESVESGYSEINDEIVRRFGILFGAGEVEAGGEVAESVVDSSEIINTLAGGGVSTVGYAAEEVEKKSSGGLLSRFKGGNNEQVDTAHTTNRITSLVRKAALGRLTLPCEIEGTERALLVMSGPPQHLNRKGIERGRKWLEEQTGSMEVRGGDYPVSESRYVAGVILLSGVTNVPRIKELQQIAIEAQDNIEDIRRQSEANLQSLVEDDSDELEPLF, from the coding sequence ATGAAACTCGCGATGATAGGGTTCGGACAGGCAGGAGGTAAGATTGTAGACAAATTCCTGGAATACGACCAGCGAACGGGGAGCGGCATCGTCCGCGCCGCTGTCGCTGTGAACACGGCGAAAGCCGACCTGCTCGGACTCAAGAACATTCCACAAGAACAGCGCGTCCTCATCGGCCAAGCCCGCGTCAAAGGCCACGGCGTCGGGGCCGACAACGAACTCGGCGCAGAAGTCGCAGAAGAGGACATCGACGAAATCCAAGGTGCCATCGACAACATCCCCGTCCACGAGGTAGACGCCTTCCTCATCATCGCGGGTATGGGTGGCGGTACCGGCAGTGGTGGCGCACCAGTGCTCGCAAAGCACCTAAAGCGCATCTACACCGAACCCGTCTACGGCCTCGGCATCCTGCCGGGCGCAGACGAGGGTGGCATCTACACGCTGAACGCCGCTCGCTCGTTCCAGACGTTCGTCCGCGAGGTGGACAACCTCCTCGTATTCGACAACGACTCGTGGCGCAAGACCGGCGAGTCCGTCGAGAGCGGGTACAGCGAGATTAACGACGAAATCGTCCGCCGCTTTGGAATTCTCTTTGGCGCGGGCGAAGTCGAAGCCGGCGGCGAAGTTGCAGAGAGCGTCGTTGACTCCAGTGAAATCATCAACACGCTCGCTGGCGGTGGCGTCTCCACCGTGGGCTATGCGGCAGAAGAAGTCGAAAAGAAATCATCCGGTGGCTTGCTCTCGCGGTTCAAAGGCGGCAACAACGAACAGGTAGACACCGCCCACACCACCAACCGCATCACGAGCCTTGTCCGCAAGGCTGCCCTCGGCCGGCTCACGCTTCCGTGTGAAATCGAGGGCACCGAACGCGCACTGCTCGTCATGAGCGGCCCACCGCAACACCTGAACCGGAAAGGGATAGAGCGCGGGCGGAAATGGCTCGAAGAGCAGACCGGCAGCATGGAAGTCCGTGGTGGCGACTACCCTGTCTCTGAGTCGCGCTACGTCGCAGGCGTGATTCTCCTCTCTGGCGTGACGAACGTCCCACGCATCAAAGAGCTCCAGCAGATTGCCATCGAAGCACAGGACAATATCGAAGATATCCGCCGACAGTCTGAAGCAAACCTCCAATCCCTCGTCGAAGATGACTCTGATGAACTTGAGCCACTCTTTTAA
- the cofC gene encoding 2-phospho-L-lactate guanylyltransferase has translation MRVLVPYAEAEPKTRLSPLLSATERRAFSRAMRDDVLAAIEDAGGEPTVLAPEPLDCDVPVIVDDRSLSAAVNAHLEPNTAVVMADLALATPDALLRLFDAPGDVVIAPGLGGGTNALVSRHPDFFVDYHGASFRDHRQIIQEIEADLTVLDSFRLAADIDEVADLAEVLLHGSGRAHDWLVKAGVRIDTGSGRVSVCRE, from the coding sequence ATGCGCGTCCTCGTGCCCTACGCGGAAGCAGAACCCAAAACGCGCCTTTCTCCACTTCTTTCAGCCACCGAGCGCCGCGCCTTCTCGCGCGCGATGCGCGATGACGTGCTTGCTGCCATCGAAGACGCCGGTGGTGAGCCAACCGTGCTCGCGCCCGAACCGCTCGACTGTGACGTGCCCGTCATCGTAGATGACCGCTCGCTCTCAGCGGCGGTGAACGCCCACCTCGAACCGAACACAGCCGTGGTGATGGCAGACCTCGCGCTCGCGACACCCGACGCCCTCTTGCGGTTGTTCGACGCACCGGGCGACGTGGTCATCGCGCCCGGACTCGGCGGTGGGACGAACGCGCTCGTCTCGCGCCATCCCGACTTTTTCGTCGACTACCACGGCGCGTCGTTTCGTGACCACCGCCAAATTATTCAAGAGATTGAAGCCGACCTGACCGTCCTCGACTCCTTTCGCCTCGCGGCGGACATAGACGAGGTAGCAGACCTCGCAGAGGTGTTGCTCCACGGCTCTGGGCGTGCCCACGACTGGCTCGTCAAGGCGGGTGTGCGCATTGACACGGGTTCAGGCCGCGTTTCGGTCTGCCGGGAGTGA